In Bradyrhizobium symbiodeficiens, the genomic stretch CCATTTTTTGGCCGATGCCTTTCAAGTTTTGGTAGTCGCGCGATGCCGAGTATCCTTTGACGATGTCCATGACTCCGGGAGCCTCCATCACCGTTTCTGTCAGGCATATTTCGTCGACACCGGCTAGCCCTTGCACACGGGCGGCGATATTCACGTCCTGTCCGAAATAGTCGATCCGATCGTTGAGTCTTACGGCTATGGCCCTGCCTCTGTGCACGCCGATCTTGAGGCCGAGCGGCTGCGAAGCGGTTTTGTTGAATCGCGACAGCTCTTCGATCATCTCGACGGATGCAAGAACGGCATCCTGTGGACGCTCGAAGCCAGCCATGACTGCATCACCGATCGTCTTCACGATCGTGCCAGACCGCTTCTTAATGATCTTATTCAAGATGTCGAAGTGCTGACGAACGAGAAAGTAGGCGTTCACATCGCCGATGCTTTCATATAGCGGAGTCGAATCCTTTAGATCAGTGAATAGATAAGTGATGTCGGAAACGGCTAGACTATCGCGCTCATCCACCAGTTGGGTCTTATAGAGTTCGCCGAAGCAGGGGGTGAGCAATAATCGCTTGCCGGAAAGAAAAGGCTCATACTCGACCAGATGGGGCTGGAACTGGGAAGGATACTGGAGAAACCAGAAGCGGCCTCGATCGTTGGTACGGTTCTCAATGTGGATGATGTGTTTGCCTGGGCTAAGATCGGCCGTCTGTCGAAACGCAAAGCGTCCGTCGCCAAGGATCATATTTCTCGGCCGAGTGGGGCGATCAGCAACTACGAACCGGCCCGATTCGAGCTGGACCAGCGTTTCTTGGCGTTCCGCCGGTTCACCGTTCGCGAAGAAAACCAGAAGAAGCTTGTGGCTAAGATCGAGCACCTCGAAACGGCCGGCTGTTACGTCGAATTCAAAGTCCAACCGCTGACCTGCCTCGAGATCGGCAAATCCCCGCGAGAGTGCCGCAACGAGTTGCTCGTGTGTCATTCCGTGCGGGGGCTTGAAGTCCTTGGAGAAGTTG encodes the following:
- a CDS encoding adenylate/guanylate cyclase domain-containing protein, yielding MQGSSPVNEGLLNQRLLELGSIASWAPQTLSDLEGFIRTSGDYDLFRVNPIQYATANRLSDAEGIELFVHAAKVGLFEMQWLLICAYCPQVAGTFRELDQVHPRFQCEFCNALNEAALDDYIQVTFTVSNLVRDILYRHPELLAVQDYYLRYNFSKDFKPPHGMTHEQLVAALSRGFADLEAGQRLDFEFDVTAGRFEVLDLSHKLLLVFFANGEPAERQETLVQLESGRFVVADRPTRPRNMILGDGRFAFRQTADLSPGKHIIHIENRTNDRGRFWFLQYPSQFQPHLVEYEPFLSGKRLLLTPCFGELYKTQLVDERDSLAVSDITYLFTDLKDSTPLYESIGDVNAYFLVRQHFDILNKIIKKRSGTIVKTIGDAVMAGFERPQDAVLASVEMIEELSRFNKTASQPLGLKIGVHRGRAIAVRLNDRIDYFGQDVNIAARVQGLAGVDEICLTETVMEAPGVMDIVKGYSASRDYQNLKGIGQKMEIYRIKIPSA